Genomic DNA from uncultured Acetobacterium sp.:
TTGCTGGTCTGTATCATCGAAAGCCTGACGAAACAAATTACTTTGGCTTTGAAACATCAGGCCAGCAATTCGGAAAATTTTGCTGAAGAGCATTATCACCAGGAAGCGCTAAGAATCTGTTATGAATTTATCAGCAAGATCCCTCAGATTAGAGAGTTTTTGGCGACTGATGTGATTGCGGCCTTTGATGGTGATCCGGCGGCAAAAAGTAAGGATGAAATCATTTTCTGTTATCCCGGTGTTTTTGCCATCAGTATTCACCGCTTGGCCCATGAACTGTATAAACTTTCGGTTCCGCTGATTCCCCGGATCATGAGTGAATATGCTCATAATATTACCGGCATCGATATTCATCCTGGAGCTACTGTTGGCAAGTACTTTTTCATTGATCATGGTACTGGGGTGGTTATTGGTGAAACGGCCATTATTGGCGAACATGCAAAAATATATCAGGGGGTTACCCTTGGTGCTTTATCGACTAGAGGCGGCCAGAAGCTTAGAGGGGTAAGACGTCATCCCTGCCTGGAAGATGAGGTAACCGTTTATTCGGGAGCGTCAATTTTAGGGGGCGAGACGGTTGTTGGCAAAGGCGTTGTTATTGGCAGTAATGTTTTTATTACGAAATCAGTTCCCGAAGGCACCAAGGTGAGCATCAAAACGCCAGAGCTCCATTTTTCTGGGCATGAGTTAAAGGAAATTTCCATGGAAGCCTTTGACTGGGTGATTTAAATTCAGGCGGCAATGTACAAGGTTGTTTCAGAAAGACTGGCATCCCCATTTACACCACCAAAGGCAAGGGGGTGGAATCAGCGTACTGCCGGAGTTCGTATTGAACAAATCCATATTATCGGATCGTGAGCAAAATGAAATTCTATCAGCATTGCAAAGCTTGAACGCCTTGAATGGAAGCATGGCAGATCCGGTCTTAAGCAAGATGGGCATGCTTTTTAAAAAAGATAATGCCAACTGGATCGATGTGGATTTTTCACACTGGGGCAGTGATGAAAAGGAACGGGAGAAGTTCACCCTTGTTAAAAATAGTATTCTGGAAAGAACGCTGCTCAGTTTTGATTATTTCAGCTCCTATGGAGAAAAGTCATCCCGGATGATTGAACTCCTAAAGCTTTTTACCATTAAGACCAGCATTCCTTTCAGCGACTGGATTTATGGCTATATCATGTCTTTTGGTGAACAGGTAGAGGTTTTGGAACCTGCGGAGCTGAAAAATGAAATCCGTAATAAATGTGAAAAAGTTCTGAGGAAATACTTATAAGTTGACACAATGCTGTCAACTTATACATGTTACACTGAGTACATCAAATGAAATGAGGTGTACTTAATGAATTACGAAGTGGTCGAATTAGAAGAAAAAAAGTAGTTGGTTTAACCGCCCGAACCAGCAATCAGGATGAAAACATGGGTCAGATAATTGGTGGCTTATGGCATTAAGATGTTACCTAAGAAGGGGATTAATCCCGAGGGATACGTTGATTACAGCATTTACCCGTTGGAAGGGATCTGGGATATTAGTGATGAAGCCAAAGCAAAGAATAGCTTTGATAAAAATGACTTTGTTTATCGCATC
This window encodes:
- a CDS encoding serine acetyltransferase, with the protein product MSNEYKTKIGTLVDSISESYKKECYIAPHDLGFLPNRSAIIDTTKALRQLVFPSYFGRTNFRREIQDYHIGELLVCIIESLTKQITLALKHQASNSENFAEEHYHQEALRICYEFISKIPQIREFLATDVIAAFDGDPAAKSKDEIIFCYPGVFAISIHRLAHELYKLSVPLIPRIMSEYAHNITGIDIHPGATVGKYFFIDHGTGVVIGETAIIGEHAKIYQGVTLGALSTRGGQKLRGVRRHPCLEDEVTVYSGASILGGETVVGKGVVIGSNVFITKSVPEGTKVSIKTPELHFSGHELKEISMEAFDWVI
- a CDS encoding WYL domain-containing protein, which codes for MNKSILSDREQNEILSALQSLNALNGSMADPVLSKMGMLFKKDNANWIDVDFSHWGSDEKEREKFTLVKNSILERTLLSFDYFSSYGEKSSRMIELLKLFTIKTSIPFSDWIYGYIMSFGEQVEVLEPAELKNEIRNKCEKVLRKYL